One genomic segment of Tursiops truncatus isolate mTurTru1 chromosome 4, mTurTru1.mat.Y, whole genome shotgun sequence includes these proteins:
- the B3GALT5 gene encoding beta-1,3-galactosyltransferase 5, with the protein MAYVKMRWIYISLVVLGALCLYFSLDGLSPFKGEPLVFKNEGGSFLQLPDIDCRQDPPFLVLLVTSSHEQMFARSVIRNTWGREKIVRGKRIKTFFLLGTTPSKGMSRAVSQESQQYHDIIQKDFVDVYSNLTLKTMMGMEWIYRFCPQASFVMKTDSDMFVNIYYLTELLLKKNRTTRFFTGYLKLNEYPIRKRYNKWFVSKFEYPWDKYPPFCSGVGYVFSSDVAGQVYNVAESVPFIKLEDVFVGLCLEKLQITLEELHSKQTFFPNGLPFTICRYKKIVACHHIEPHNILLYWQALENSLEEECPDI; encoded by the coding sequence ATGGCTTATGTGAAGATGAGATGGATTTatatttccctggtggtcctgggAGCCCTTTGTCTGTATTTTAGCCTGGATGGTCTGAGTCCTTTTAAAGGCGAACCATTGGTTTTCAAGAACGAAGGTGGGAGCTTCCTTCAGCTCCCAGATATAGACTGCAGGCAGGACCCCCCCTTCCTTGTCCTGCTGGTTACTTCATCCCACGAGCAGATGTTTGCCCGCTCGGTCATCCGGAACACGTGGGGGAGAGAAAAGATCGTGAGGGGAAAACGAATAAAAACATTCTTCCTCCTGGGAACCACCCCCAGTAAAGGCATGTCGAGGGCCGTGTCCCAGGAGAGCCAGCAATATCACGATATTATCCAGAAGGACTTCGTGGATGTTTATTCCAATCTGACTCTAAAGACCATGATGGGTATGGAGTGGATCTACCGTTTTTGTCCGCAGGCATCTTTCGTGATGAAAACAGACTCTGACATGTTTGTCAACATCTACTATCTGACTGAACTGCTcctgaagaaaaacagaacaactcGGTTTTTCACCGGCTACTTAAAACTAAACGAATACCCAATCAGGAAAAGGTATAATAAGTGGTTTGTTAGTAAATTCGAATATCCGTGGGACAAGTACCCGCCCTTTTGCTCCGGTGTTGGCTATGTTTTCTCCAGCGATGTGGCGGGCCAGGTGTACAACGTGGCTGAAAGTGTCCCATTCATTAAACTGGAAGATGTCTTTGTGGGGCTCTGCCTGGAAAAACTGCAAATCACACTGGAGGAGCTTCACTCCAAGCAGACTTTCTTCCCCAATGGGTTACCCTTCACCATATGCCGTTACAAGAAGATCGTGGCCTGCCATCACATCGAGCCTCACAATATCCTGCTGTATTGGCAGGCTCTGGAAAATTCCCTGGAGGAAGAGTGTCCAGATATCTGA